Proteins from a genomic interval of Luteibacter pinisoli:
- a CDS encoding beta-N-acetylhexosaminidase — translation MTPRTPRRLARTLLVAAIAAAVGSGAVGAVAADAAPAAWSLLPAPVVAKPTGVGVLDIATGATVALRGTPSPALKAVVDNFMQRVDRVRGLPLHMAASGTGEAAIIFDIRPDAAEGDEGYAITINQGGIVVTARTVSGAFNGSVTVWQLLTPAGWTRGAVAHVPYGTIEDHPRFAWRALLLDSSRHYQSADEIKQVIDWMSLDKLNVLVWHITDDQGWRLPIPKYPDLTTTGACREAVGNDSEVSGGRDKPYCKVYTTAEIADIVRYAAERNVDIVPEIDLPGHSQAAIAAYPWLGVTGKRPPVWTDWGVSPWLLNPNARSLHFVTDVMDEVMHLFPSHYVSIGGDEADKQQWNASPEVNAQMKALKLANMDELQAWFMQQVATYLVDHKRTPVGWDDEVAAGVTLPRAQVVMSWHGDHNERVALAALRQGHDVVMTPQETLYFDHLQSTHADEWAGPPPAVTLRDAYDTKVIPPGATAAEAKHIIGVQAGLWAEQLLTFANHQHATFPRTAALAELGWSAPATHNWNGFLARLPAELARYRAVGIAPADTAFAPSFDVSRAASGTFRVALANQVQSGGMRYTTDGSVPGAQSTLYTQPFTQPAGMTVRVATFAADGTLLAAVRSQVLDDATLLSRDSAALQSCSGEPPSRLQGAKPAQGASPVYAVEIGNACWKWPNANAQGATHVTVTAERLPWRYGDESRGAIVRDRHGEAEALEIHANDCKGPRLATVPLGPATPSGGQVRREASLAAPVPANAHALCVFVTGDPREGQWALGQIAFQK, via the coding sequence ATGACGCCGCGCACGCCCCGCAGGCTGGCCCGCACGCTGCTCGTGGCAGCCATCGCCGCTGCCGTGGGCTCCGGGGCGGTCGGCGCGGTCGCGGCGGACGCGGCACCGGCGGCATGGTCGTTGTTGCCTGCACCGGTCGTGGCAAAGCCCACGGGCGTCGGTGTGCTCGACATCGCAACGGGCGCCACCGTGGCCCTACGCGGCACGCCGTCTCCGGCGCTGAAGGCCGTCGTCGACAACTTCATGCAACGCGTCGACCGTGTGCGCGGGCTCCCATTGCACATGGCCGCCAGCGGCACCGGCGAGGCGGCGATCATCTTTGATATCCGCCCCGACGCGGCTGAGGGCGACGAAGGCTACGCCATCACGATCAACCAGGGTGGCATCGTCGTCACCGCGCGTACCGTCAGTGGCGCCTTCAACGGCAGCGTGACGGTGTGGCAACTGCTCACACCGGCCGGCTGGACGCGCGGCGCCGTGGCCCACGTGCCTTACGGCACCATCGAAGACCATCCGCGATTCGCATGGCGCGCCCTGCTGCTGGACTCGAGCCGGCATTACCAGAGCGCCGACGAAATCAAGCAAGTCATCGACTGGATGTCGCTCGACAAGCTCAACGTCCTGGTCTGGCACATCACCGACGACCAGGGCTGGCGGCTGCCGATCCCGAAATACCCGGACCTGACCACCACAGGCGCCTGCCGCGAGGCCGTCGGCAACGACAGCGAGGTCTCGGGCGGGCGTGACAAGCCTTACTGCAAGGTCTATACGACTGCGGAAATTGCCGACATCGTCCGCTACGCGGCCGAACGCAACGTGGACATCGTCCCGGAGATCGACCTTCCCGGGCACTCGCAGGCCGCCATCGCCGCCTACCCATGGCTGGGCGTGACGGGCAAGCGCCCACCGGTTTGGACGGATTGGGGCGTGAGCCCCTGGCTGCTCAACCCGAACGCCAGGAGCCTCCACTTCGTCACCGACGTGATGGACGAGGTGATGCACCTGTTCCCGTCGCACTACGTTTCCATCGGCGGCGACGAAGCAGACAAGCAGCAGTGGAACGCCTCGCCCGAGGTCAACGCGCAGATGAAGGCGCTGAAGCTCGCCAACATGGACGAGCTGCAGGCCTGGTTCATGCAGCAGGTCGCCACCTATCTGGTCGACCACAAGCGCACGCCCGTTGGCTGGGATGACGAAGTGGCGGCTGGTGTGACGCTGCCCCGCGCGCAGGTAGTGATGTCATGGCACGGCGACCACAACGAACGCGTCGCCCTTGCCGCCCTGCGCCAGGGCCATGACGTGGTCATGACGCCGCAGGAAACCTTGTACTTCGACCACCTGCAGTCCACGCATGCAGACGAATGGGCGGGCCCGCCGCCCGCCGTGACGCTGCGCGACGCCTATGACACGAAGGTCATCCCCCCGGGGGCGACCGCGGCCGAAGCGAAGCACATCATCGGCGTGCAGGCTGGCCTGTGGGCCGAACAACTGCTGACCTTCGCCAACCACCAGCACGCCACCTTCCCGCGCACGGCCGCCCTGGCCGAGCTGGGCTGGTCGGCGCCGGCGACGCACAACTGGAACGGGTTCCTGGCACGCCTCCCTGCCGAGCTGGCGCGCTATCGCGCCGTGGGCATCGCCCCGGCGGATACCGCCTTCGCGCCGTCGTTCGACGTATCGCGGGCGGCAAGCGGCACCTTCCGTGTCGCGCTGGCCAACCAGGTTCAAAGCGGTGGGATGCGCTACACCACCGACGGCAGCGTACCCGGCGCCCAGTCCACGCTGTACACCCAGCCCTTCACGCAACCGGCCGGGATGACCGTGCGGGTTGCCACCTTCGCCGCCGACGGCACCCTGCTGGCCGCCGTGCGATCGCAGGTGCTTGACGACGCCACGCTGCTCAGCCGCGATAGCGCCGCGCTGCAAAGCTGTTCGGGTGAGCCACCCTCGCGGCTGCAGGGTGCGAAGCCGGCGCAGGGTGCCAGCCCCGTGTATGCGGTTGAGATCGGGAACGCCTGCTGGAAGTGGCCGAACGCGAACGCCCAGGGCGCCACGCACGTCACCGTGACGGCGGAACGGCTGCCCTGGCGCTACGGCGACGAGTCACGCGGTGCGATCGTGCGCGATCGCCACGGCGAGGCCGAAGCCCTCGAGATTCACGCGAATGATTGCAAGGGACCGCGGCTTGCCACGGTTCCGCTGGGCCCTGCCACGCCGTCAGGCGGGCAAGTCCGTCGCGAGGCCAGCCTCGCCGCGCCGGTGCCCGCGAATGCACACGCACTCTGCGTCTTTGTCACGGGCGACCCACGCGAGGGGCAGTGGGCGCTGGGGCAGATCGCTTTTCAAAAGTAG
- a CDS encoding glucokinase, with product MLFLAGDIGGTNGHVALVRAADDRPGHIETLAYRVYQCAAFPSLADLLRTFIDDEVRVPVSHCVLACAGQVMGDEVANDNLAWPILPDTLRTTLGLTDVAVLNDFEALAYAIEGPLAASGRHLCGPPVRGSGPSLVVGPGTGLGAAVYVPHAAGGIVLTTEAGQMDFAPHSVREREVLAWLAPDGGYVPVEHIVSGPGLLTAYEALCALDGVAPALTTPKAVTAAAAAQSDRQAVDAVALFCEALGSFTGNLAMTYLPTGGVFLAGGFLSSIFDMIRQSAFEERFLHGRSVRGMLAEVPVWVTEHGCHGVQGAARWYLYHRTRASTATPEGAAA from the coding sequence ATGCTTTTTCTCGCGGGCGATATTGGCGGCACGAACGGCCACGTTGCGCTTGTGCGCGCGGCCGACGATCGGCCGGGCCACATTGAAACGCTGGCTTACCGCGTCTATCAGTGCGCGGCCTTCCCGTCGCTTGCCGATTTGCTCAGGACCTTCATCGACGACGAGGTGCGTGTCCCGGTATCGCACTGCGTGCTCGCATGCGCTGGACAGGTGATGGGCGACGAAGTCGCCAACGACAATCTCGCCTGGCCGATCCTGCCCGACACGCTGCGCACCACGCTTGGCCTGACCGACGTCGCGGTCCTCAATGATTTCGAAGCCCTGGCTTACGCCATCGAGGGGCCGCTCGCGGCGAGTGGCCGGCACCTGTGTGGCCCGCCAGTGCGCGGATCCGGGCCGTCACTGGTCGTTGGCCCCGGCACGGGGTTGGGCGCGGCCGTGTATGTGCCGCACGCCGCCGGCGGCATCGTGCTGACGACGGAAGCCGGGCAGATGGACTTTGCGCCCCACTCCGTTCGCGAACGCGAGGTGCTCGCGTGGCTGGCGCCGGACGGCGGCTACGTCCCCGTCGAACACATCGTCTCCGGCCCAGGCCTGCTGACGGCTTATGAGGCGCTATGCGCGCTGGATGGCGTCGCGCCGGCACTGACGACGCCGAAGGCCGTGACGGCAGCCGCCGCTGCGCAAAGCGACCGCCAGGCGGTGGACGCCGTCGCGCTGTTCTGCGAGGCGCTGGGCAGTTTCACCGGCAACCTGGCCATGACCTACCTGCCCACCGGCGGCGTCTTCCTCGCCGGGGGCTTCCTCTCCTCGATCTTCGACATGATCAGGCAGAGCGCCTTCGAAGAACGCTTTCTGCACGGTCGCAGCGTCCGCGGCATGCTGGCCGAGGTGCCGGTGTGGGTCACCGAGCATGGCTGCCACGGCGTGCAGGGTGCGGCGCGCTGGTACCTGTATCACCGCACGAGGGCCAGCACAGCCACGCCCGAAGGTGCTGCCGCATGA
- the polA gene encoding DNA polymerase I translates to MPTLTLIDGSSYLYRAFHALPPLTNAHGEPTGALFGIVNMLRTTMKAGSDYVAFVCDAPGRTFRDDLYPEYKANRPSMPDDLRAQVEPMMKIVGALGFPILCVPGVEADDVIGTLARQASAAGIHTVISTGDKDFAQLVGTDIILINTMTNTTLDIEGVIGKFGVRPEQIVDYLTLVGDSIDNVPGVEKCGPKTAAKWLAEYPDLDALIANAAKIGGKIGENLRAAIPRLPLSRELVTIRVDVPLDQAPTDLAMRPRDVEALRELYARYDFKAALKELEAGGDSFAAAAASATAAPAPAPAPVVATDVFSGPGEYELVTTEDRLAAWLEKLETAPLIAFDTETTSIDAMRAEVVGVSLAVEPGKACYIPVGHDYPGAPAQLSREHVLGALKPILEDPTRPKVGQHGKYDINVLSHYGIEVRGLAHDTMLESYILNATATRHDMDSLAQRYLGYTTVKYEEVCGKGAKQISFSQVDLDTAGKYAAEDADITLRLHHALWPRLEAEPSLRSVYLDIEIPVVPVLARMERTGVLIDANELRMQSQQLGKRMVELQQKAYAAAGHEFNLDSPKQLQAVLFDELGLPAKVKTPTGQPSTNEEALEALADSHELPRLILDYRGLAKLRSTYTDKLAGIVNPRTGRVHTSYHQGAVATGRISSSDPNLQNIPVRTEEGRRIRQAFVAPPGWRIVAADYSQIELRIMAHLSGDEGLVRAFTEGGDVHRATAAEVFGVAPDDVTTNQRRAAKAINFGLMYGMSAFGLARQLGVDRGEASDYMARYFSRFAGVRAFMDATREQAHQRGYVETLFGRRLYLENLTSRNQALRAGAERAAINAPMQGTAADIIKRAMISVAAWIAPRDDVRLLMQVHDELVLEVREDAVDAVKAGIEAHMSGAATLSVPLQVSVGVGANWDEAH, encoded by the coding sequence ATGCCTACGCTCACGCTCATCGACGGGTCCTCGTACCTGTACCGCGCGTTCCACGCGCTGCCGCCCCTGACCAACGCGCACGGCGAACCCACCGGCGCGCTGTTCGGCATCGTCAACATGCTGCGCACCACGATGAAGGCCGGTTCCGACTACGTCGCCTTCGTCTGCGACGCCCCGGGCCGCACCTTCCGCGACGACCTGTACCCCGAGTACAAGGCCAACCGCCCGTCCATGCCGGACGACCTGCGCGCGCAGGTCGAGCCCATGATGAAGATCGTCGGCGCCCTGGGCTTCCCGATCCTCTGCGTGCCCGGCGTGGAAGCCGACGACGTCATCGGCACCCTGGCCCGACAGGCCAGCGCCGCGGGCATCCATACGGTGATTTCCACGGGCGACAAGGATTTCGCGCAGCTGGTGGGCACGGACATCATCCTGATCAACACGATGACCAACACCACGCTGGACATCGAAGGCGTCATCGGCAAGTTCGGCGTGCGCCCCGAGCAGATCGTGGATTACCTCACCCTGGTCGGCGACTCCATCGACAACGTGCCGGGCGTGGAGAAGTGCGGCCCGAAGACGGCCGCGAAGTGGCTGGCCGAATACCCCGACCTCGATGCGCTGATCGCCAACGCCGCGAAGATCGGCGGCAAGATCGGCGAGAACCTGCGCGCGGCCATCCCGCGCCTGCCGCTGTCGCGCGAGCTCGTCACCATCCGTGTCGACGTGCCGCTTGACCAGGCACCGACCGACCTGGCGATGCGTCCGCGCGATGTCGAGGCGCTGCGCGAGCTGTACGCGCGTTACGACTTCAAGGCCGCACTGAAAGAACTCGAAGCCGGTGGCGATTCGTTCGCCGCGGCAGCCGCCTCCGCCACGGCGGCGCCTGCGCCCGCGCCGGCACCGGTGGTCGCCACCGATGTCTTCAGTGGGCCGGGCGAGTACGAGCTGGTGACCACGGAAGACCGCCTGGCCGCGTGGCTGGAAAAGCTCGAGACCGCGCCGCTCATCGCCTTCGATACCGAAACCACCAGCATCGACGCGATGCGCGCCGAGGTGGTTGGCGTCTCCCTCGCCGTCGAGCCCGGCAAGGCCTGCTACATCCCGGTGGGCCACGATTACCCGGGCGCACCCGCGCAGCTGTCGCGCGAGCACGTGCTCGGCGCGCTGAAGCCGATCCTCGAAGATCCGACGCGCCCGAAAGTGGGCCAGCACGGCAAGTACGACATCAACGTGCTCTCGCACTACGGCATCGAGGTGCGCGGCCTCGCGCACGACACCATGCTGGAGTCGTACATCCTCAATGCCACCGCCACGCGCCACGACATGGATTCGCTGGCGCAACGCTACCTCGGCTACACGACGGTGAAGTACGAGGAAGTCTGCGGCAAGGGCGCGAAGCAGATTTCCTTCTCCCAGGTGGATCTCGATACCGCCGGCAAGTACGCGGCCGAGGATGCGGACATCACCCTGCGCCTGCACCACGCGCTGTGGCCGCGCCTGGAAGCCGAGCCTTCGCTGCGTTCGGTGTATCTCGACATCGAGATCCCGGTGGTTCCGGTGCTGGCCCGGATGGAACGCACGGGCGTGCTCATCGACGCCAACGAGCTGCGCATGCAGAGCCAGCAGCTCGGCAAGCGCATGGTCGAGCTCCAGCAGAAGGCGTATGCCGCGGCGGGCCACGAATTCAACCTGGATTCGCCCAAGCAGCTGCAGGCCGTGCTGTTCGACGAACTCGGCCTGCCGGCCAAGGTGAAGACCCCGACGGGGCAGCCCTCGACCAACGAAGAAGCGCTCGAAGCGCTGGCCGACTCGCACGAGCTTCCGCGCCTGATCCTCGATTACCGCGGCCTGGCCAAGCTGCGCTCCACCTACACCGACAAGCTGGCCGGCATCGTGAACCCGCGCACCGGGCGTGTGCACACCAGCTACCACCAGGGTGCCGTGGCCACGGGCCGCATCAGCTCGTCCGACCCGAACCTGCAGAACATCCCGGTGCGCACCGAGGAAGGCCGGCGCATTCGCCAGGCCTTCGTGGCACCGCCGGGCTGGCGCATCGTCGCGGCCGACTACTCACAGATCGAGCTGCGCATCATGGCCCACCTGTCCGGTGACGAGGGCCTGGTACGGGCCTTCACCGAAGGCGGCGACGTGCACCGCGCGACGGCCGCCGAAGTGTTTGGCGTGGCGCCCGATGACGTCACCACCAACCAGCGCCGCGCGGCAAAGGCCATCAACTTCGGCCTGATGTACGGCATGAGCGCCTTCGGCCTGGCCCGCCAGCTGGGCGTGGACCGCGGGGAAGCTTCCGATTACATGGCGCGCTACTTCTCGCGCTTCGCCGGCGTCCGGGCCTTCATGGACGCCACGCGTGAACAGGCGCACCAGCGCGGCTACGTGGAGACGCTGTTTGGTCGCCGCCTGTATCTGGAGAACCTGACATCGCGCAACCAGGCCCTGCGTGCGGGCGCCGAGCGCGCGGCGATCAACGCCCCGATGCAGGGCACGGCCGCCGACATCATCAAGCGCGCCATGATCAGCGTCGCCGCCTGGATCGCCCCACGTGACGACGTGCGCCTGCTCATGCAGGTACACGATGAACTTGTCCTCGAAGTACGCGAAGACGCCGTGGACGCCGTGAAGGCCGGCATCGAGGCGCATATGAGCGGCGCCGCCACCCTCAGCGTGCCGCTGCAGGTGTCGGTTGGCGTGGGCGCGAACTGGGACGAGGCTCACTGA
- a CDS encoding DUF2782 domain-containing protein produces MNRMHALAAALVLALALPAAAQTAQDPKLKDLPPPALNDPGVKAGEPDRSGQKPIEKPVPYDQAQENQSTPATSDAQGSKVSAANLPAMHDDGSAVDGRGNPAPEVTVHTEGTDTVEEYRTAGRLTMIRVTPKNGVPYQVMANNEGKLVRDSGTQNVSPVYYKVYEWGAAPKPVDSN; encoded by the coding sequence ATGAACCGCATGCACGCCCTTGCCGCCGCACTGGTCCTCGCCCTGGCCTTGCCGGCCGCGGCGCAGACCGCCCAGGATCCGAAGCTGAAGGACCTGCCGCCGCCTGCCCTCAACGACCCGGGCGTGAAAGCGGGTGAGCCGGACCGCTCCGGCCAGAAGCCGATCGAGAAGCCGGTGCCGTACGACCAGGCCCAGGAAAACCAGTCCACGCCGGCCACTTCCGATGCCCAGGGCAGCAAGGTGTCCGCCGCCAACCTGCCGGCCATGCATGACGACGGCTCCGCGGTCGACGGCCGCGGCAACCCGGCGCCCGAAGTCACGGTCCACACGGAGGGCACGGACACCGTTGAGGAATATCGCACCGCTGGCCGCCTCACGATGATCCGGGTCACCCCGAAGAATGGCGTGCCGTACCAGGTGATGGCGAACAACGAAGGCAAGCTGGTGCGCGACTCGGGCACGCAGAACGTCAGCCCCGTGTACTACAAGGTGTACGAGTGGGGCGCGGCGCCGAAGCCGGTGGATTCGAACTGA
- a CDS encoding glutathione S-transferase, with the protein MSYQLYYWTGIQGRGEFVRLALEEAKAAYVDVARQEGDEVMNTWLNGEHEGALPYAPPFLTSGRLVIAQVANILQYLAPRHGLIPESEAKRLYAHQLQLTIADLVAESHDVHHPVGAGLYYEDQKDEAKRRAKEFRESRIPKFLHFFENVVERNGGKHALREFTYADLSLFQVMSGLGYAFPKAMARQKLPLLRDLAKRVADRPNIAAYLASERRLPHSEDGIFRHYSELDA; encoded by the coding sequence ATGAGCTATCAGCTGTATTACTGGACGGGTATCCAGGGCCGCGGGGAGTTCGTCCGCCTGGCGCTGGAAGAGGCGAAGGCCGCCTATGTGGATGTCGCGCGCCAGGAAGGCGATGAGGTGATGAACACCTGGCTCAACGGCGAACACGAAGGCGCCCTGCCCTACGCCCCGCCCTTCCTGACATCCGGCCGGCTGGTGATCGCCCAGGTGGCCAACATCCTGCAGTATCTTGCGCCACGCCACGGCCTGATCCCGGAGAGCGAGGCGAAGCGGCTCTATGCGCACCAGCTGCAGCTGACCATCGCGGACCTGGTCGCGGAATCCCACGACGTGCACCACCCGGTGGGCGCGGGCCTGTATTACGAAGACCAGAAAGACGAGGCGAAACGGCGCGCGAAAGAATTCCGCGAGTCGCGCATTCCCAAGTTCCTGCACTTCTTCGAGAACGTGGTGGAGCGCAACGGCGGCAAGCACGCGCTGCGCGAATTCACCTACGCCGACCTGTCGCTGTTCCAGGTGATGTCCGGCCTGGGGTACGCGTTTCCGAAGGCCATGGCGCGGCAGAAACTACCGCTGCTGCGCGACCTGGCGAAACGCGTGGCCGACCGGCCGAACATCGCGGCCTACCTGGCCTCCGAACGCCGCCTCCCGCATAGCGAAGACGGCATTTTCCGCCACTACAGCGAACTGGACGCCTGA
- a CDS encoding LysR family transcriptional regulator, translated as MRQLRAFLAVAGHRHFRRAAEALHLTQPAVSRLIADLEAELDVRLFDRSTREVVPTEAGRYLEQALARVLDELDSVLGHARAQADPLRGRVRIAAVPTLSAGLVPLGIARCTAGNTGLEIILRDQSQAQVLDAVRGGEVDFGLTVEPATHEEFEAETILHDPFQLVCPADHPLAARKAVPWKALADQPLVLLDHASGSRRLIDAALAAQGVIARVAIEVGHPHTAFRMVEAGLGISVTPALSLDALRPGLVARKLTPEVHRNVTLLRRRARSLSPPAQTVWDTFRDIALTLA; from the coding sequence ATGCGCCAGCTCAGGGCCTTCCTCGCGGTGGCGGGGCACCGCCATTTCCGCCGTGCGGCCGAGGCGCTGCACCTCACCCAGCCCGCGGTCAGCCGGCTGATCGCCGACCTCGAAGCCGAACTCGACGTGCGCCTGTTTGATCGCAGCACGCGGGAAGTGGTGCCCACGGAGGCCGGCCGTTACCTCGAACAGGCCCTGGCCCGCGTGCTGGACGAACTGGACAGCGTCCTCGGCCATGCCCGTGCCCAGGCCGATCCCCTGCGCGGCCGTGTCCGTATCGCTGCCGTCCCTACCTTGTCAGCCGGCCTGGTCCCGCTGGGCATTGCCCGCTGCACGGCCGGAAACACCGGCCTGGAGATCATCCTGCGCGACCAGAGCCAGGCTCAGGTCCTGGACGCCGTCCGCGGCGGCGAGGTGGACTTCGGGCTCACCGTCGAGCCGGCCACCCATGAAGAGTTCGAGGCCGAAACCATCCTGCACGACCCGTTCCAGCTGGTCTGCCCGGCCGATCATCCGCTCGCCGCACGCAAGGCCGTGCCATGGAAAGCCCTGGCGGACCAGCCACTCGTGCTGCTCGACCATGCCTCGGGTAGCCGCCGCCTGATCGACGCGGCACTGGCCGCCCAGGGTGTCATCGCCCGTGTCGCCATCGAAGTGGGACACCCGCATACCGCGTTCCGCATGGTCGAGGCCGGGCTCGGCATCAGCGTCACGCCCGCGCTGTCGCTGGATGCGCTCCGCCCCGGCCTGGTGGCCCGCAAGCTCACGCCCGAAGTGCACCGCAACGTCACCCTGCTGCGTCGGCGGGCGCGCTCCCTGTCACCACCGGCACAGACCGTCTGGGATACCTTCCGCGACATCGCACTCACGCTGGCTTGA
- a CDS encoding bile acid:sodium symporter family protein, which produces MRRFLPDGFTLSLIATVLLASFLPCRGVTAQAFNVLTDIAIALLFFLHGAKLSREAVVAGMTNWRLHLTVLASTFVLFPVLGLLLKPVLSPLVSPDLYLGILFLCTLPSTVQSSIAFTSIARGNVPAAIVSASASSLLGIFVTPLLVGLMIAGSGQGALSWHSVGAIVLQLFVPFVAGQVAQRWIGGWVRKHATLLTFVDRGSILLVVYTAFSAAVLQGLWHQLPLPVLGGLVLVNAVLLALALLATRYGARALGFDTDDEITIVFCGSKKSLASGVPMAKVLFAGHPLGLIVLPIMLFHQIQLMTCAVLARRYALRHANTRGVPVSAGSGEYR; this is translated from the coding sequence ATGCGCCGTTTCCTGCCCGATGGATTCACCCTTTCGCTGATCGCGACCGTGCTGCTGGCCAGCTTCCTGCCGTGCCGTGGCGTGACCGCGCAGGCGTTCAACGTCCTCACGGACATCGCGATCGCGCTGCTGTTCTTCCTGCACGGCGCCAAGCTGTCGCGCGAGGCCGTGGTAGCGGGCATGACGAACTGGCGCCTGCACCTCACGGTGCTGGCCAGCACCTTCGTGCTCTTCCCCGTGCTTGGCTTGCTGCTGAAGCCCGTGCTGTCGCCGCTGGTGTCGCCGGATCTTTACCTGGGCATCCTGTTCCTGTGCACGTTGCCGTCCACCGTGCAGTCGTCCATTGCCTTCACCTCGATCGCGCGCGGCAACGTGCCGGCGGCGATTGTTTCGGCGTCGGCGTCGAGCCTGCTGGGTATCTTCGTCACGCCGCTGCTGGTGGGCCTGATGATCGCGGGATCCGGGCAGGGCGCGTTGTCGTGGCACTCGGTGGGCGCCATCGTGCTGCAGCTGTTCGTGCCGTTCGTCGCCGGCCAGGTGGCGCAGCGCTGGATCGGTGGCTGGGTGCGCAAGCACGCCACGCTGCTGACCTTCGTCGACCGCGGTTCCATCTTGCTGGTGGTGTACACCGCCTTCAGCGCGGCGGTGTTGCAGGGCCTGTGGCACCAGCTGCCGTTGCCGGTGCTGGGCGGCCTGGTGCTGGTGAATGCCGTGCTGCTGGCGCTGGCCCTGCTCGCCACGCGTTACGGTGCACGCGCGCTGGGCTTCGATACCGATGACGAGATCACCATCGTGTTCTGTGGCTCGAAGAAGAGCCTGGCCTCGGGCGTGCCGATGGCGAAGGTGCTGTTCGCCGGGCATCCGCTGGGGCTGATCGTGCTGCCGATCATGCTCTTCCACCAGATCCAGCTGATGACCTGCGCGGTGCTGGCGCGGCGCTATGCGCTGCGCCACGCCAACACCCGCGGCGTGCCGGTTAGTGCCGGAAGTGGCGAATACCGGTAA
- the purH gene encoding bifunctional phosphoribosylaminoimidazolecarboxamide formyltransferase/IMP cyclohydrolase: protein MPSPDLVPVRRALVSVSDKTGLTDLARRLAAANVEILSTGGSARALREAGIAVRDVGDLTGFPEIMDGRVKTLHPKVHGGLLGRRGTDDAVMAEHGIVPIDLLVLNLYPFERTVANPECTLEDAIENIDIGGPAMLRAAAKNWNDVGVLTDPAQYENALAEIEGKGGLTRASRFALSVAAFNRVSNYDAAISDYLSGVSLDETHTAVAGRAEFPAQSNGRFVKLMDLRYGENPHQAGAFYRDLYPAAGTLATFRQLQGKELSFNNIADADAAWECVRQFDAPACVIVKHANPCGVAVAADPLAAYELAHATDPTSAFGGIIAFNRPLDAETAKIILKRQFVEVLIAPVVEAGAVEEATKKANVRVLEIPPGDGRNSHDIKRVGSGLLIQTADHYQVSRDELKVVSKRQPTPAELDDLLFAWRVAKMVKSNAIVYAKDQRTIGVGAGQMSRVVSAKIAGLKAEEAGLVVPGSVMASDAFFPFRDGIDAAAAAGISAVIQPGGSMRDSEVIAAADEAGMAMVFTGIRHFRH from the coding sequence ATGCCCTCCCCCGACCTCGTCCCCGTCCGCCGCGCGCTTGTCAGCGTCTCCGATAAGACCGGGCTGACCGACCTCGCCCGCCGCCTCGCCGCGGCCAACGTCGAGATCCTCTCCACCGGCGGTTCCGCCAGGGCGCTTCGTGAGGCCGGCATTGCCGTGCGCGACGTGGGCGACCTCACCGGTTTCCCGGAAATCATGGATGGCCGCGTGAAGACCCTGCACCCGAAGGTGCATGGCGGCCTGCTGGGCCGCCGGGGCACGGACGACGCGGTGATGGCCGAGCACGGCATCGTGCCCATCGACCTGCTCGTGCTCAACCTGTACCCGTTCGAGCGCACCGTAGCCAACCCTGAATGCACGCTGGAGGACGCGATCGAAAACATCGATATCGGCGGCCCGGCGATGCTTCGCGCCGCCGCGAAAAACTGGAATGATGTCGGCGTGCTGACCGACCCGGCGCAGTACGAAAATGCGCTTGCCGAGATTGAAGGCAAGGGTGGCCTCACGCGCGCGTCGCGCTTCGCACTCTCGGTGGCCGCGTTCAACCGCGTGTCCAACTATGACGCCGCGATCAGTGATTACCTCTCCGGCGTCAGCCTCGATGAGACGCACACCGCCGTCGCCGGCCGCGCTGAATTCCCCGCGCAGTCCAACGGCCGTTTCGTGAAGCTCATGGACCTGCGCTACGGCGAGAACCCGCACCAGGCCGGTGCGTTCTACCGTGACCTCTACCCCGCCGCGGGCACGCTGGCGACGTTCCGCCAGCTGCAGGGCAAGGAACTGTCGTTCAACAACATCGCCGATGCCGACGCGGCGTGGGAATGCGTGCGCCAGTTCGATGCGCCGGCCTGCGTCATCGTGAAGCACGCCAACCCGTGTGGCGTCGCCGTCGCTGCGGATCCGCTGGCCGCGTACGAATTGGCCCACGCCACGGACCCGACGTCCGCGTTCGGCGGCATCATCGCCTTCAACCGTCCGCTCGATGCCGAGACCGCGAAGATCATCCTGAAGCGCCAGTTCGTGGAAGTGCTGATTGCGCCCGTGGTCGAAGCCGGCGCCGTGGAAGAGGCCACGAAGAAAGCCAATGTGCGCGTGCTTGAGATCCCGCCGGGCGATGGCCGCAATTCACACGACATCAAGCGCGTCGGCTCGGGTCTGCTGATCCAGACGGCGGATCACTACCAGGTGAGCCGCGACGAGCTGAAGGTGGTGAGCAAGCGGCAGCCCACGCCCGCCGAACTCGACGACCTGCTGTTCGCCTGGCGTGTCGCGAAGATGGTGAAGTCCAACGCCATCGTCTACGCGAAGGACCAGCGCACGATCGGCGTCGGTGCCGGCCAGATGAGCCGCGTGGTCAGCGCGAAAATCGCCGGCCTGAAGGCCGAGGAAGCCGGCCTCGTCGTGCCGGGCAGCGTCATGGCGTCCGATGCGTTCTTCCCGTTCCGCGACGGCATCGATGCCGCGGCCGCCGCGGGTATCTCCGCCGTCATCCAGCCGGGTGGCTCCATGCGCGACAGCGAAGTGATCGCTGCCGCCGATGAAGCCGGCATGGCGATGGTCTTTACCGGTATTCGCCACTTCCGGCACTAA